A genome region from Thermococcus gorgonarius includes the following:
- a CDS encoding mechanosensitive ion channel family protein gives MVGLDEPLPYVGITLVQIATAIVILVVGWIVAKIVVASFKRGLKKTKLPDLVVEFLGRFLSALLYVAVILLAVRALGIGVGSVVLGLSAVIGLILGFGMQDTLTNLAAGVWIAALRPIDMGEVVEVAGKTGKVNAVGIMSTELLTPDNVLITIPNKLVWGNVITNYTRMPTRRVDVDVGVAYGTDLDRAIKLAMDLMKNHPKVLKDPEPSVVITALADSSINLQLRAWVKTEDYWAVKGDLTKGIYELYMKEGIEIPFPQLDVHIKEMPAS, from the coding sequence ATGGTAGGGTTGGATGAGCCGCTCCCGTACGTCGGGATAACACTTGTTCAGATTGCAACGGCGATTGTAATCCTCGTCGTTGGCTGGATCGTTGCAAAGATAGTCGTTGCTTCCTTCAAGCGCGGGCTGAAGAAGACAAAGCTCCCAGACCTCGTCGTGGAGTTCCTGGGAAGGTTCCTCAGCGCGCTCCTCTACGTTGCAGTGATACTGCTCGCGGTCAGGGCACTTGGAATTGGAGTCGGCTCAGTAGTCCTGGGCCTGTCGGCAGTGATAGGCCTCATCCTGGGCTTTGGTATGCAGGACACGCTCACCAACCTGGCAGCTGGCGTGTGGATAGCTGCCTTAAGGCCAATAGACATGGGTGAGGTCGTTGAGGTGGCAGGAAAAACTGGAAAAGTCAACGCCGTCGGCATAATGAGCACCGAGCTCTTAACACCGGACAACGTTCTGATCACGATACCGAACAAGCTCGTCTGGGGAAACGTCATAACCAACTACACCAGGATGCCGACCAGAAGAGTGGACGTTGACGTTGGCGTTGCCTACGGCACAGACCTCGACAGGGCGATAAAGCTGGCAATGGACCTCATGAAGAACCACCCCAAGGTTCTCAAGGATCCGGAGCCGAGCGTTGTCATAACGGCTTTGGCCGACTCGTCCATCAACCTGCAGTTAAGGGCATGGGTAAAGACCGAAGACTACTGGGCGGTCAAGGGCGACCTCACGAAGGGCATATACGAGCTCTACATGAAGGAAGGCATCGAGATTCCGTTCCCGCAGCTGGACGTCCACATCAAAGAAATGCCAGCGTCATGA
- a CDS encoding sodium:solute symporter family protein, which yields MVVAFILGGASWGATYGLGGIWYGFACGLGLLVLGLTLARPMRVLARYTVPEVLEMRYRSKAIRLLAASLSLLALVGILGAQVWAASAVFEAIGLPGTAGAVFATLVFIAYTALSGLWAVALTDFIQIIIGSIGIFVAVVLGLVKVGGISGLETALDGMSGLPQPPSEYFSLTSLGPSLLALTLIATVMYTLIGQDFYQRLFAAKDERTARKGAVYAGVLLMVLSVLPALAGMLAVALSGNPEAVIDSPKTAVPRLVISVFGGTVGAIFVAAVLAAIMSTADSLLSAATSHIVKDFYEGILGEKSDEKKLLRLSVLTTVAVGLLSLGAALAIQGIVELLIYSYDVYTSGVFVPLVLGLYWKRATKEGALAGMLAGSLVAVLGAAGILNFPYWEYIYVSGALVSAIVMVVVSVLTEVEEIDEELKEAFG from the coding sequence ATGGTGGTGGCTTTCATCCTAGGCGGAGCTAGCTGGGGAGCAACCTACGGGTTAGGCGGTATTTGGTACGGCTTCGCCTGCGGTCTCGGGCTTCTGGTTCTCGGACTGACCCTCGCGCGGCCAATGCGCGTTCTGGCCCGCTATACTGTCCCTGAAGTCCTTGAGATGCGTTACAGGAGCAAGGCGATTCGCCTGCTTGCGGCCAGCCTGTCCCTGCTCGCGCTCGTGGGCATTCTTGGGGCACAGGTCTGGGCGGCCTCGGCGGTGTTCGAGGCGATAGGCCTTCCGGGGACTGCAGGAGCGGTCTTCGCGACGCTCGTCTTCATAGCATACACTGCCCTCTCGGGACTGTGGGCGGTCGCTCTGACGGACTTCATCCAGATCATAATAGGGAGCATCGGAATATTCGTGGCAGTAGTCCTCGGTCTGGTCAAGGTTGGGGGCATCTCCGGTCTCGAGACGGCCCTGGACGGCATGAGCGGACTCCCACAGCCTCCAAGCGAATACTTCAGCCTGACCTCGCTCGGCCCGTCGCTGCTGGCGCTGACCCTGATAGCGACGGTCATGTACACCCTCATCGGCCAGGACTTCTACCAGAGGCTCTTCGCGGCGAAGGACGAGAGGACTGCCAGGAAGGGAGCGGTGTACGCGGGAGTACTGCTGATGGTGCTCTCGGTACTGCCAGCCCTCGCGGGAATGCTGGCGGTGGCGCTGTCGGGCAATCCCGAGGCCGTGATAGACTCGCCGAAGACCGCGGTTCCGAGGCTGGTCATCTCGGTCTTCGGTGGCACAGTGGGGGCGATATTCGTGGCGGCAGTACTCGCGGCCATCATGAGCACCGCCGATTCCCTGCTCTCCGCTGCAACCTCGCACATCGTCAAAGACTTCTACGAGGGAATCTTAGGGGAGAAGAGCGACGAGAAAAAGCTATTGAGGCTCTCAGTGCTCACCACGGTAGCGGTGGGACTCCTCTCCCTCGGGGCGGCACTGGCGATCCAAGGCATAGTCGAGCTGCTCATATACTCCTACGACGTCTACACCTCCGGGGTCTTCGTCCCCCTGGTGCTGGGACTTTACTGGAAGAGGGCCACCAAGGAGGGAGCTTTGGCGGGGATGCTAGCTGGATCTCTGGTGGCGGTGCTCGGAGCCGCTGGAATTTTGAACTTCCCGTACTGGGAGTACATCTACGTGAGCGGTGCACTGGTCTCGGCAATAGTCATGGTAGTAGTCAGCGTCCTGACCGAGGTCGAGGAGATCGACGAAGAGCTTAAAGAGGCCTTCGGCTGA
- a CDS encoding thiamine-phosphate synthase family protein has protein sequence MKRAKKGTMEWGIESAVKRSEKRPDLIYHLGDWGKEPMVLIFGRSALEVVERVELLLG, from the coding sequence GTGAAGAGGGCCAAGAAAGGCACGATGGAGTGGGGCATCGAGAGCGCGGTGAAGAGGAGTGAGAAGAGGCCAGATTTAATCTACCACCTCGGTGACTGGGGCAAGGAGCCTATGGTTTTGATCTTCGGAAGGAGCGCGCTGGAGGTCGTTGAGCGGGTTGAACTCCTGTTGGGCTAA
- a CDS encoding ATP-binding cassette domain-containing protein, translated as MLVRGKVAGSEIPRFKHRWFGVLDVQTNDGTYRLYMTGNVAQWFLTGDEVEIEVIHKPKKKEGVKVLDFDDYKLWKFYDGEKIPVWPLWEKDVEAKRYSPLTGELLYTYKIRAREAKYESDFEAIAELEQYHYASQKEKVALWRCENGHIFEANTRGKCPVCGSEDVHILEIKGSTPASRFLILELVEREEYEPRILSYARVDPPIPLMHRRLPNGEVEKNIREKVFPEDWFHPAFWPERIMRELYEELRKKYGKKVARSYLWEQAKWKALAETNTAGARIARVVVHPDYRSDGLGQLSVKSALEWIAERRIPEMRKRKHIVETIAQMARYNPFFEKVGFKFLWETASGRPVLFYPLTDEAKEYIERFLKEDPYAPKDGRLWRPSYGKVEPLKGPIVFRNVSKVFESELDIKGLPEEIQELLIAFGVRHRVIQRPVLRNLNFEIKPGELVAVVGASGAGKTTLLRLILGSANGWWEERFRPTSGEIEVPDNAKVSVMIPGEFEPSFGSESILEHVYRKIKDLNAAVEVLNRAGLSDAVLYRAKYGELSTGQKERARIASLLAEKPNLLLIDEFAAHLDTLTAMRVAKKVAEIIREAGITALIITHRPEVVKALDPDKLLFVGYGTARVQKREKS; from the coding sequence ATGCTCGTAAGGGGAAAGGTTGCCGGTAGTGAAATCCCGCGCTTCAAGCACCGCTGGTTTGGAGTTCTTGACGTTCAAACCAATGACGGAACCTACAGGCTCTACATGACCGGAAACGTCGCCCAGTGGTTTCTAACCGGGGACGAAGTTGAGATAGAGGTCATCCACAAGCCTAAAAAGAAAGAAGGAGTTAAAGTCCTCGACTTCGACGATTACAAGCTCTGGAAGTTCTACGACGGGGAAAAGATACCCGTGTGGCCCCTCTGGGAGAAGGACGTCGAGGCGAAGCGCTACTCGCCCTTAACGGGTGAACTGCTCTACACCTACAAGATAAGGGCCAGGGAGGCAAAGTACGAGAGCGATTTCGAGGCGATAGCCGAGCTTGAGCAGTACCACTACGCCAGCCAGAAGGAGAAAGTGGCCCTGTGGCGCTGTGAGAACGGCCACATCTTCGAGGCCAACACCAGGGGAAAATGTCCCGTCTGCGGGAGCGAGGACGTGCACATCCTTGAGATCAAAGGCTCAACCCCCGCCTCCCGCTTCCTGATCCTCGAACTGGTGGAAAGAGAGGAATACGAGCCTAGGATTTTAAGCTATGCGAGAGTTGACCCGCCTATACCGCTGATGCACCGCCGCCTGCCGAACGGTGAAGTGGAGAAGAACATCCGCGAGAAGGTCTTTCCCGAGGACTGGTTCCACCCGGCATTCTGGCCCGAGAGGATAATGAGGGAACTCTACGAGGAGCTGAGGAAAAAGTACGGGAAGAAGGTTGCGCGCTCCTACCTCTGGGAGCAGGCCAAGTGGAAGGCTCTGGCCGAGACGAACACCGCTGGGGCGAGAATTGCCAGGGTAGTTGTCCACCCCGACTACCGCTCCGATGGGCTGGGACAGCTGAGCGTTAAGTCGGCCCTCGAGTGGATAGCCGAGAGGAGAATCCCGGAGATGAGGAAGAGGAAGCACATCGTCGAAACCATAGCCCAGATGGCGCGCTACAACCCGTTCTTTGAGAAGGTCGGCTTCAAGTTCCTCTGGGAGACTGCCAGCGGAAGGCCCGTCCTCTTCTATCCACTCACGGACGAAGCTAAGGAGTACATCGAGCGGTTTTTGAAGGAAGACCCCTACGCACCCAAAGATGGGAGGCTGTGGCGCCCGAGCTACGGGAAGGTTGAGCCGTTAAAGGGCCCGATAGTTTTCAGGAACGTCTCAAAGGTCTTCGAGAGCGAGCTGGACATCAAAGGCCTGCCCGAGGAGATACAGGAGCTTTTGATAGCCTTTGGTGTGAGGCATCGCGTCATCCAGAGGCCCGTTTTGAGGAACCTCAACTTCGAGATAAAGCCCGGCGAGCTGGTTGCGGTTGTTGGAGCAAGTGGGGCAGGAAAAACGACCCTGCTGAGGCTCATTCTCGGTTCGGCCAACGGTTGGTGGGAGGAGCGTTTCAGGCCCACGAGCGGGGAGATAGAGGTGCCCGACAACGCCAAGGTTTCGGTAATGATTCCCGGTGAATTTGAGCCGAGCTTTGGCTCGGAAAGCATACTAGAGCACGTTTACAGGAAGATTAAAGACCTGAACGCCGCTGTTGAAGTCCTCAACCGGGCGGGCTTAAGCGACGCTGTACTTTACAGAGCCAAATACGGCGAGCTGAGCACTGGGCAGAAGGAAAGGGCAAGGATAGCGTCGCTTTTGGCCGAGAAGCCAAACTTACTCCTCATAGACGAGTTCGCGGCACATCTTGACACCCTCACGGCCATGCGCGTCGCCAAGAAAGTTGCCGAGATAATCCGCGAGGCAGGAATAACCGCTCTGATAATCACCCACAGGCCGGAGGTCGTTAAGGCCCTTGATCCAGATAAACTGCTCTTCGTCGGCTATGGAACGGCAAGAGTGCAGAAAAGGGAGAAAAGTTAG
- a CDS encoding PIN domain-containing protein has protein sequence MGSEEVVIEKPELQILINLLQEREKLEVGYPLYGIPLFRVEVSERGYLIKVTADRNQFRSRHPELPSYSDFYEAFISSGIITYDNIEEFGHMLEVYKVLRRGIAFAPDTNLFYHRFISSYRPLDGYPIVVAEDVKNEIEGAMNYKYRSQYLHEIMETVRNGHLLRELSNRRTKKARKAAYVALKEFEALKDRIIIAERYGEGHNNDELIVKTLKHYDEMSPTLLVFLTADLAITDVARMEGLEYFYFEYPTTRLGTHEVSAYQLRTLIFNLAAVFGLVDVNCTLVYGEFGGKKRLNELKLIFNDKELEKEFLFHLNLCRKLEKIMEG, from the coding sequence ATGGGGAGTGAGGAAGTGGTTATCGAGAAGCCGGAGCTCCAGATTTTGATAAATCTCCTCCAAGAGAGGGAGAAGCTCGAAGTCGGCTACCCCCTCTACGGTATCCCCCTTTTCCGTGTGGAAGTTTCCGAGAGGGGCTATCTCATCAAAGTTACCGCAGACAGGAATCAGTTTAGATCCCGGCATCCGGAGCTCCCCTCGTACTCGGACTTCTACGAGGCCTTCATATCGTCAGGGATCATAACATACGACAACATCGAGGAGTTCGGGCACATGCTCGAGGTCTACAAAGTCCTCAGGCGCGGCATTGCCTTCGCCCCCGACACCAACCTCTTCTACCACCGCTTTATCTCCTCCTACCGTCCCCTCGACGGCTACCCCATCGTGGTCGCGGAGGACGTCAAGAACGAGATAGAGGGGGCAATGAACTACAAGTACCGCTCCCAGTACCTCCATGAGATCATGGAGACAGTCAGAAACGGACACCTCCTCAGAGAGCTCAGCAACAGAAGGACGAAAAAGGCCAGAAAAGCGGCCTACGTTGCCCTCAAAGAGTTCGAGGCTTTGAAAGACAGGATAATAATAGCGGAACGCTACGGTGAGGGCCACAACAACGATGAGCTCATTGTCAAGACCCTCAAGCACTACGACGAGATGAGTCCCACACTGCTGGTATTCCTTACCGCCGACCTAGCTATTACCGACGTCGCCAGAATGGAGGGCCTTGAGTACTTCTACTTCGAGTACCCCACCACCAGGCTCGGAACCCACGAAGTCTCCGCCTACCAGCTGAGGACGCTCATCTTCAACCTCGCGGCCGTCTTTGGCCTTGTCGATGTTAACTGCACCCTGGTTTACGGCGAGTTCGGGGGAAAGAAGAGGTTAAACGAGCTGAAGCTGATATTCAACGATAAAGAGCTGGAAAAAGAGTTCCTCTTCCATCTCAACCTCTGCAGGAAGCTGGAAAAGATAATGGAGGGCTAA
- a CDS encoding DUF2284 domain-containing protein — MKVLWEKEVEASSIVVSPRPVWKCRSCPMYGKRPGCPPHAPDWKEAREWVKSFKKAVLIKFEIDMENFEEEKRKVLLWLLKREKELFKEGKLYAMALFPGNCNLCDDCPFERGEPCRMPDKVRPSIDAVGIEISSLVNIDFSESVLYGLIMVE, encoded by the coding sequence ATGAAAGTGCTGTGGGAGAAAGAGGTTGAGGCTTCGAGCATAGTGGTTTCACCGAGGCCGGTGTGGAAGTGCCGCTCCTGCCCGATGTACGGGAAGAGGCCGGGCTGTCCTCCCCATGCCCCGGATTGGAAGGAAGCCAGGGAGTGGGTTAAAAGCTTCAAAAAGGCCGTTTTAATCAAATTCGAAATCGACATGGAGAACTTTGAGGAGGAAAAGCGAAAAGTCCTCCTCTGGCTCCTGAAGAGGGAGAAAGAGCTCTTCAAGGAGGGCAAGCTCTACGCGATGGCCCTCTTCCCCGGCAACTGCAACCTCTGCGACGACTGCCCTTTCGAGAGGGGCGAGCCCTGCAGGATGCCCGACAAAGTTAGACCCAGCATAGACGCGGTGGGGATAGAAATAAGTTCGCTCGTCAATATTGACTTCTCCGAGAGCGTCCTCTACGGGTTGATAATGGTGGAGTAG
- a CDS encoding SDR family NAD(P)-dependent oxidoreductase, producing the protein MDLSGKVALVTGAGRGIGRAIAIALAQKGANVAVNYAHSEEKARETVELCRSYGVDAIPVKADVSNREEVRRMVKEVVDHFGRIDILVNNAGILGKALRPMEVTDEEWDAVLGVNLKGAFIVTQEVLKYMKKGKIANIASIAGKDGGTVGPHYAASKGGLIALTFNLARHLAPNILVNAVAPGPVDTDLISPEIKEKLRKLSLTGEIAKPEEIAHAVIFLLENDHITGEVIDVNGGRLMD; encoded by the coding sequence ATGGACTTATCCGGCAAGGTTGCCCTTGTCACTGGTGCCGGAAGGGGAATAGGAAGGGCTATAGCGATAGCGCTGGCTCAGAAAGGGGCTAACGTGGCTGTAAACTACGCCCACAGCGAGGAAAAAGCCAGAGAAACCGTGGAGCTCTGCAGATCCTACGGAGTCGATGCTATACCTGTGAAGGCCGATGTAAGCAACCGGGAAGAGGTCAGGAGGATGGTAAAGGAGGTCGTTGACCACTTCGGCAGAATAGACATTCTGGTCAACAACGCTGGCATTCTTGGAAAGGCCCTAAGGCCGATGGAGGTGACGGATGAGGAGTGGGACGCCGTCCTCGGAGTAAACCTCAAGGGGGCCTTCATAGTGACGCAGGAGGTTCTCAAGTACATGAAGAAGGGCAAAATAGCCAACATAGCCTCCATAGCCGGGAAGGACGGGGGAACGGTCGGGCCTCACTACGCGGCATCTAAGGGCGGCCTTATAGCGCTTACCTTCAACCTCGCGAGGCATCTGGCACCGAACATATTAGTCAACGCCGTCGCTCCTGGCCCAGTTGACACCGACCTGATAAGCCCCGAGATAAAGGAAAAACTCAGAAAGCTCTCCCTGACGGGAGAGATAGCCAAGCCAGAGGAGATAGCCCACGCCGTGATCTTCCTCCTCGAAAACGACCACATCACCGGAGAGGTCATAGACGTCAACGGCGGCAGGCTGATGGACTGA
- a CDS encoding YbhB/YbcL family Raf kinase inhibitor-like protein: protein MNAPKTLEVGSVFHDGQFIPKEYTCEGDDTNPPIYIGNIPEGTKSLVIIVDDPDAPGGTFTHWIAWNVPPVGEIPSWIPKKAKTDEPIHILQGKNDFGRIGYNGPCPPRGHGVHHYHFKVYALDTELDLKPGSSRKDLEKAMEGHVLAWGEVVGLYERK, encoded by the coding sequence ATGAACGCCCCTAAAACCCTCGAGGTTGGTTCCGTCTTCCACGACGGCCAGTTTATACCTAAGGAGTATACCTGTGAGGGCGACGACACAAACCCCCCGATATACATAGGGAACATTCCGGAGGGCACAAAGTCTCTGGTTATTATAGTGGACGACCCGGATGCCCCCGGAGGAACCTTTACCCACTGGATAGCCTGGAACGTTCCCCCTGTTGGAGAAATACCATCATGGATACCAAAGAAAGCAAAGACCGACGAACCGATTCATATTCTCCAGGGAAAGAACGATTTTGGCAGGATAGGCTACAACGGCCCCTGTCCGCCCAGGGGGCACGGTGTTCACCACTACCACTTCAAGGTCTACGCACTGGACACCGAGCTTGACCTCAAGCCCGGCTCCTCTAGAAAAGATCTGGAAAAGGCCATGGAGGGACACGTCCTGGCCTGGGGCGAAGTGGTCGGCCTCTACGAAAGGAAGTGA
- a CDS encoding alanyl-tRNA editing protein produces the protein MTRKLYYEDPYMKEARAKVLEVKDNALLLDQTIFYPTGGGQPHDTGWINGVEVLDVYKDEGGNVWHVVAEPEKFRAGDEVELKIDWERRYRLMRIHSAMHLLEHVLNEVLPGKWELYGSGMSPEKGRYDIVYPENVNQYKEKIIELFNRYVDEGGEMKIWWEGETRYTQIRDFEVIPCGGTHVRDIREIGHIKKLKRSSLGRGKQRLEIWLE, from the coding sequence ATGACCCGCAAGCTTTACTACGAGGATCCCTACATGAAGGAGGCCAGAGCAAAGGTTTTGGAAGTGAAGGACAACGCCCTTCTCCTGGATCAGACGATATTCTACCCCACTGGAGGTGGCCAGCCCCACGATACGGGGTGGATAAACGGAGTTGAAGTTCTGGACGTCTACAAGGACGAGGGCGGAAACGTCTGGCACGTCGTTGCCGAGCCAGAGAAGTTCAGGGCCGGTGACGAGGTCGAGCTGAAGATCGACTGGGAGAGAAGGTACAGGCTGATGAGGATACACAGCGCGATGCACCTGCTGGAGCACGTCCTCAACGAAGTTCTACCCGGAAAATGGGAACTCTACGGCAGTGGAATGAGCCCAGAAAAGGGCAGGTACGACATAGTCTACCCTGAGAACGTCAACCAGTACAAGGAGAAAATAATCGAGCTCTTCAACCGCTACGTTGACGAAGGAGGCGAGATGAAAATCTGGTGGGAGGGAGAGACGCGCTACACCCAGATAAGGGACTTCGAGGTCATTCCCTGCGGCGGGACCCACGTGAGGGATATAAGGGAGATAGGCCACATCAAAAAGCTCAAGCGCTCCAGCCTTGGTAGAGGCAAACAGAGACTTGAAATATGGCTCGAGTAG
- a CDS encoding molybdenum cofactor guanylyltransferase, whose product MRAVVMAFPEKRWENYTIPINDEPVVKLTERRLLMSKRIDEVLTIVRKDKLKTYSLHVSNPVPVSARSKMEALLKALPDEPFFLVEGNMPLVMPFLVNYLIGIYYENEPEAVIPVWRDGSAEVFHAVYEPDALENAIGSATAEGYTSFSRVVEFLDYEPVSIEELAKRNPKVTLSFFRVKNSLDVRFAETNMKE is encoded by the coding sequence ATGCGGGCAGTGGTCATGGCGTTTCCAGAGAAGAGGTGGGAGAACTACACGATACCCATAAATGATGAGCCAGTGGTAAAGCTCACCGAGAGAAGGCTGCTGATGAGCAAGAGGATTGATGAGGTTCTCACCATCGTCAGAAAGGACAAACTTAAGACTTACTCCCTCCACGTCTCGAACCCAGTTCCCGTCTCTGCGAGGAGCAAGATGGAGGCCCTCCTTAAGGCTCTCCCCGATGAGCCGTTCTTCCTCGTTGAAGGCAACATGCCGCTCGTGATGCCGTTCCTCGTGAACTACCTGATCGGGATCTATTACGAAAACGAACCCGAGGCGGTAATCCCCGTCTGGAGGGACGGGAGTGCCGAGGTCTTCCACGCGGTCTACGAGCCCGATGCACTTGAGAACGCGATAGGCTCAGCAACTGCAGAAGGCTACACCAGCTTTTCGAGGGTTGTAGAGTTCCTCGACTACGAGCCGGTATCTATCGAAGAACTTGCCAAGAGAAACCCGAAGGTAACGCTGAGCTTTTTCAGGGTTAAAAACTCGCTGGACGTCCGTTTTGCCGAAACAAACATGAAAGAATAA
- a CDS encoding DUF1931 family protein — protein sequence MAEMIIPYPQLQKILERTCELAVIKPRAEEMMDIVEKKLADLFEVAYENAKAERSETIKLRHIPITKGFRNSMNLFRAVIEGEGVEIEPIRKYVLKKIPGDIPLEEEVINELPTIAGTLFVLVGRVIKALHPEIRNVYPEHIEEAKKVLDYTL from the coding sequence ATGGCGGAGATGATAATACCCTACCCGCAGCTCCAGAAGATACTTGAGAGAACCTGTGAACTTGCCGTGATAAAACCCAGGGCCGAGGAAATGATGGACATCGTTGAGAAGAAGCTCGCCGACCTCTTTGAGGTCGCCTACGAGAATGCGAAGGCCGAGAGGTCCGAGACGATAAAGCTCAGGCACATACCCATAACCAAGGGCTTCAGGAACAGCATGAACCTCTTCAGGGCGGTCATAGAGGGCGAGGGCGTTGAGATTGAGCCCATCAGAAAATACGTCCTCAAGAAGATACCCGGCGATATACCGCTTGAGGAAGAGGTCATAAACGAGCTCCCCACCATAGCCGGAACCCTCTTCGTGCTCGTCGGCAGGGTCATCAAGGCCCTCCACCCGGAGATTAGGAACGTCTATCCCGAGCACATCGAAGAGGCTAAGAAGGTGCTGGACTACACGCTTTGA